In Leucobacter denitrificans, the genomic window CGATCGCGAAGGCGTTCCTCGACGCACGTGTGCACCGCATCTACGGCGGCACCAACGAGATCATGCGTGAGATCGTCGCGCGGGCTGTTACAGGCCGCAAGTAGCGCTCCCTGTGCCCGAGAGCGAGAGGTGTTAAGGCTGCTCGCTCTCGGTTGCGGGTATCTCTGAGACGGGCTCAAAGCGATCCACACTGAGTGAGAGCTTGCGCAAAAGCGTCGCGAGGCGCTCACGCTCGGCGCGGGTCACGGCCCCGAGCATGCGCTCTTCTGCGTCGGTGAGCCTCGTCATCGCCGCGTCGACGAGAGTCTGACCCTGCTCAGTCATCTCGACGAGCACACCCCGGCCGTCGTTTGGGTCTGTGAGCCTACGCACTAGGCCTCGCTCGACGAGTCGATCGATGCGGTTCGTCATTGTGCCGCTCGACACCATGGTCTGGCGTACCAAAAACTTCGGGCTCTGTCGATACGGGCTTTCGGAACGCCGAAGCACGGCAAGCACGTCAAATTCCCAATATGCGAGCCCCGAGCGCTCAAACGCGTGTGCGCGCGCACGATCGAGGTGTTTTGCGATGCGAGAGAGCCTCGAAAAGACAGCGAGTGGCCCGAGATCAAGGTCAGGTCGCGCGGTTCCCCAAGCGGCAATTATGGAATCAACCTCGTCAGTGGACCCCGATTTATGAATCTCCATATGCGTCATTATTCCCGGTAGGCGGTGAAATTGTGAACAGTCTGGCCGAACGTGTCCACAAGAGGCTCCGGAGTCTGGCAGACTATATCCGTGCCGTTTTCGGCGCGGTCCGCCTTGGTGTAATGGCAGCACGACAGCCTTTGGAGCTGTTAAGTCTAGGTTCGAATCCTAGGGGCGGAGCGAGCAACGGCGAAGCATTGCTTCGTCGACTCGCTCCGA contains:
- a CDS encoding MarR family winged helix-turn-helix transcriptional regulator, which translates into the protein MEIHKSGSTDEVDSIIAAWGTARPDLDLGPLAVFSRLSRIAKHLDRARAHAFERSGLAYWEFDVLAVLRRSESPYRQSPKFLVRQTMVSSGTMTNRIDRLVERGLVRRLTDPNDGRGVLVEMTEQGQTLVDAAMTRLTDAEERMLGAVTRAERERLATLLRKLSLSVDRFEPVSEIPATESEQP